A stretch of DNA from Mucilaginibacter daejeonensis:
ATACGCGAGGGCGAGAGCGACGAGATATTGGAATACCTGATAGCATCGGCCAATGAGCTGGATGAGGTGATCAGATCCATCACTTTACTGGCCAGCGGCAGCGAGACCGAAGACACCATTGCAGAGTGACCGGTTGAGTTACATAATCAAAAACCTATTAATATTTTCACTTGAGATCACCGTGTAATCTTTGATGACCTTAGATAAATGTCATAAAGTACAAAGCCCCGACATTTACATGCCGGGGCTTTGTACTTATGTTAAGCGGAATAGCCATTAAGTGATCAGGTCACGGGAAGCGGTATACCACGCCGAGGGCCAAACTTTCGGTGCCTTGTATGCCGGGGCGCTGATCCTTATCATAAAGGGCCACGCCGGTAATGGTCACGTTGATCAAACGGTTAACACGTGCCGCCAGCGTAAGATCTAAGCGATGGTCAATGTTCTCGATCGAACGGCCATATGGAACAAAGATCTGGTAACGTGAATTTAAGTGCAGGTTGGGCATAATATCCTTATCGAACAGGGCTACGGCTTGAAAGGCGAGCTCGGTATATACGTTTTTGCCGCGTTCCACATTGTAAGCCCTCTCCGAGGTCACATTGTTGACTGTGTTACTGGTATATTTAACATCATGGTTGAGTACGAAGGTTTGACGGGCAGTACCTGTACCGATACGCAGATCAAAGTAGCTGGTGGGCTTATACTCAAAACCGAATGATTCCGTAATGTAGCCCGGTGCCATGAAACTCGAGATCAGTACAGGTGGCAACACGTTGTTGGCATCGTACACAAAACCCTTATCGAACTGCGATTCAAAGCTTAATGATCCGAACAGGAACCAGCTTTTGGAGAGTTGCGTAGCTATCTTGTTATCCCAAAATATACGGTCGTTAGATTTACGGCCCGATTGGCCTTTGTTCTTGCTGCGACCATATAAAAGGATCAGCTGTGTGGTATATACGAACGGCTGCTTGTTATACTCCACCTTAAGATCAAGGTTACCACCCAATGCAAAGGAGTTAACACCACCACCGGCCCAGTTATCACTGAACCCGGCCTGGTTAAAGTTGACCCCGAACAACACTGCCTTGTGCCAGTAGCTCACCTTATAGTCCATCATGGTAACAGGGATCAGGCTTGGCCGGATCAGCAACGGGCGGTAGCGCTGAGGCAGTGCATTACGACGAGGGTCGATGCGCAAGCGGCTCAACAGGTTGGTGTCTATCTTGATGGCATCGCGGCGCAAGCTATCGGCGCGGCGTACACTATCAGATGCAAGGCGCATTTGTTCGGCCAATGCACGGTTGAGGCTATCCACCCTTCGCAGGCTATCGGTTTGAGCGTAGCTCAGATCACAGCAAAATAAAAAGGCGATGGCAGATACGAGTATAGGTCGTAACATATTACAACAAAGTAAAAGAAAAATGTCCTTTGTTTAAAGATCTATGAACAAATAGGCTCTTTAGAATCAAATATATTTCGTCCAAGCCCAAAGTCTGCGTTGTTTCAGGTACTGCCTATCGTTCTCGTGCGCATAAGCCTCCCGTTCAAAAACGATATGCATGTAGGCCCGATGGTGGTCGCGGTAACGCACGAGCCCTATCAAATAATTGATCAGATAGAATAGATAAAATGGGATCACCAGCAGCTCTGCGGCCTGCCTTAAATGAATGGTCTCGTGCCTGATCAGTACCTCATCGGTCATGAGTTGGCGGTTACGCACTAAAATGAAGGGGAATAAGGCCATGCCATCTACCTTTAACCATGGCGCTATGATCACTGGCGGCCTCATTGCTGCGGCGTGCTGGCAAAGGGATCCTGAGCGATATAGTTAGGATTGCGTTTGAAGCGCTTCAAGTTGCCTTTGATCCAACTCAGGAATTCATAATCACTGGCGGTAGATGCCTGGTAGTAGCTGGGCCGGTAGCGGTTCATGAAATTAGTGAGCTGTTGATCTTTCAGGCCGGTCACCTTTTCAACCAGCGTACGGTTAAAGCGCTGATCGATCACGTTCAGCTTGTAGTCCTGCTCAATGAGTTCGCGCAGGTGTGCCGCGTTGCGCCCGCTTCGGCTGATCATGTTCCATATAGCATCGATGCTCAAGCCTGCACCCGCCCCGGGCGATAGGGTAAGCAGATCACGCCGCGCAAGTGAGCCATACACCTTGGTGTAATCACGCTTGGTCTGTTCTAATCTTTTTTGGGCACTGAGTACCGTATCGCGAACGTTCACGGGCTTGAGTACGATACTGCTGGCTTTCAGGTAGGCCAATACGTCACCTTTAGCTTGCACTTTGATCGTGTCGGTAAAATAGCCCATTTTACTCAGCACCAGCAGATCGCCGGGCTGACCTTGGATCCTGAACTCGGCTTTTAAATTGTTGTACACCGACTGACCGTTACGCAGGTTACGAATGTTCACCAACGCGATACGCTCTTTGGTATTGCGATCAAATACAAGACCGGCCAGCGGTTTATCCTGAGCAAAGGCGCCCAAGGCAAAAACACATAATATGACCAATAGCCGGTATCTCATCAAAGCAAAATTATCAGATCTGCATAATTAACTCAAATTAGCCACTTATGGTATAGCGTTAACTATTTTTAACAACACCATGCGGGCATGCCAGATCTGGCGCATAACAATGAACAATTATTGTGCTATGATGAGTTGCTGACCGATCTTGATGCTATTATCGGTCATGTTGTTGAGTGCTTTAAGCTGATCAACAGTGAGGTTAAAACGTTTGGAGATGTTGTAAAGCGTATCGCCGGTAGTAACGGTGTAGTACCGCCCCTGCGTAGATGACGATATGGTCGTCGGGGTGTTATTGCGGCTGCCCGGATAAAGCGAACCAGGGGCAATGCTTACGATCGAATCCTTGGCAGCTTTACCCGCATTCTTGTTGATCTGGGCCAGTACGCGGTCCTCGCGCTTGATCTTTTGTATCTCGCCTTCGGGGCGGTCATACTGAGCCAGGTTGTATTTAACGATGGCGTTGATCAGCAATTGAGGGTACTGCGGATTGGTGGCATAACCACACTCCTTCAAGCCAAAGGCCCAGCCTTCATAATCGTTCTTGTCCAGTTCGAATAACTTGGCGTAACGCTTACGTTTTAGGAATTCCGAATGGTCACGATATGATTCCTCAGGGTTATTGTATACCCTGAAACAATCATTGGGGCGATCATCATCCTTATAATAGCTGCGGCCGGTCCAGTCGCTGGTGCATTTGATGCCGAAGTGGTTATTGGCCACACGGGCCAGTTCGCCGTTACCAAAACCCGACTCGAATAGTCCCTGCGCCAGCGTGATACTGGCAGGGATACCATAAAGATTCATTTCCTTAATGGCAATGGCCTTAAAACGGTCAACGTAGCTAGCTACGGTATAAGCAGGATAGGTAAGCGTTCCTGGTGTTACTTTGTTCTCGCGTTGTACACGCTCATTGTTGGTCTTAGCGACCTCTTTAGGAATAGTTGGGGTTTCTTTAGCACGCGGAGTATTGGTCATGACACCGCCCACCGTCTTTTTACGGCTTGAACACGCCGAAAGTGCTAATACGATGACAGAAAAATAGAACAGCTTCTTGATCACAGGGCCTTGCGTGGAATAACGTTATGAAAGACGGCCGTACAGAATTCGCTGAACGGCCTTGATAACGTCAGGTATCTTTGTTAGTGCTTTTTAGGTTCGGCGTTGGCTGAATCAGGTTGCTCATCGTAAGCGTGCAGATCATATTTGTGGATCAGGCCTAAAACCTGTGAGCCCCATTTACGACTGCTGGCATATCCGCTGCGCTGTATACCTTTTACCCAGCTTTTGTAATCATAATGTGAAAGACTGCTTGATAAATGACTGAACTGCTTACGCTCGGTCATGATGCGGGCAAAATCCTGGAACGACTCCATGGCCGAATCGTATTGTTTATAAGATGACCTGGTGGCCTTGCGTCCGATATTTGATACAGGGCTTCTGCCTTTTACGCCAAAGTGGTTGTTCTGTGTGCGGGCAAGTTTGCTGTTACCGTTAGCACTTTCGTGCATGGCTATAGCTAAAATGATGCTGGCCGGAACGCCGCTCTCGTGCATGATGCGGATGGCATTGTTTTTGAACTTATCGATGTAAGAATCAGATGTGTTCTTTTGTTGTGCTGATGCCGCAAAGGTGGTGGCTAACAAACAGGCGAACAGTAAGAGTTTCTTCATAATTACTTTTTTCTGATGATGAGTACGCCGTCGCGCACAGGTAGTATTAGTTTTTCAACCTGTGTGTTAACAGCTATCCTGTCATTTAGTTCTCTGAAAAGTTGAGTATCGGCATCATTAGCATCGCCATACACTTTTCCTTTCCAAAGTACGTTATCAATTATTATTAAACCTCCCGGTCGTAACTTGTCAATGATCAACTCGAAGTAAGTAAGATTGTTCTTCTTATCCGCGTCAATAAAACTAAGGTCGTAAACATTTTCGGTTAATCCAAATAAGATCTCACAGGCATCGCCCATGTGCAGCTCTATTTGTCCTTGTACGCCAGCCAGTTGGAAATTGTTTCGGAGCGTATCCTCCAGCTCGGGGTTGCCTTCAATGGTGTGTACCTTACCTCCTTCGGCAAGGCCCTCAGCCAGGCAAATAGTGGCATAACCGGTAAATGCGCCCACTTCTAACACCAGTTTAGGCTGTATCATTTTACTCAGCATGCTGAGCAGCCGACCCTGGTAATGGCCGCTCATCATGTGCGGTTTCAACTGCTTCAAATAAGTTTCACGACCTATTTTTTTTAATGCCTCAGGCTCTGCATCGCAATGGGTATCGAGGTAGGCTTGCAGTTCAGGATCCAGTATCTCCATGCGGCAAAGGTAGGCATTTTGAAATTAGCCGTTCCTGACGCGGATCTGTCACTCACCGTTCGCCTATCCAGCCCTTCGATTTCAGGTATAACAACCCGATCAGCGTGAGTACGATAATGCCCATGATCCCGTTGGCCAGCGGCTTACGGCTGTCACCTTCTTTATAGAACGGAACATCGTTCTTTTCGATCGTGTACACACCCCGCCTTACTGATTGCTCCTCTTCCTTGTAAATGTCCTCGTAGTACACATCGATCACATCGCCGGGTTTGAGCTGGTCTACCTTGTCAACTTCCGGGGCAAATTCGAACTGATCATGGCCGACGAAAAGCTCAAGTGGTTTGTCAAAGTTTTCGAGAGTGAGATAACGGTACTTACCAGCATCACGCGAAGGCAGGTCCTGGTAGGTCTTCGCGATGGAAGCTATACGGCGCTGAATATGCAAATGCTCGCTCTTAGGCTTATCTTGCTGATACAGCAGCTTCAAGGTCAGGAAGGCGGCGAAACCCAGACCTAATAGGTACTCCCAAAAGTGGGCATGACTTAGTTTTTTCAAAACGCGTATGGGTAGGTCACAAAAAAGAGGCCTGATAACTCAGGCCTCTTTTGATATGATATGTAAGTTGGATCAACCTTTTACACGCTCGATGTAAGCCCCGGTAGCGGTATCTACCTTTACTTTATCGCCTTCGTTAATGAACAACGGTACGCGGATCTCGGCACCGGTCTCCACTGTTGCGGCCTTCAAGGCGTTGGTCGATGTATCACCTTTAACGGCTGGCTCCGAGTAAGTGATCTCTAACTCTACAGAAGCTGGTGCTTGTGCCATGATCGGCTCATCACTTTCAAAAGCGATGATCACGTTCACACCTTCCTTCAAAAATTTAACAGAGTTACCGAACAGGAACTTAGGGACGTTGAATTGCTCATAAGTGGTGTTATCCATTACCACCATATCGTTACCATCCTCGTACAAGTACTGGTAATCATTGGTCTCCACACGGGCAATGGTCACCTCCTCATCGGTACGGAAACGGTATTCTACCAATTTACCCGACTTAACGTTACGCATACGGGCCTGGTAAAAGGCACGTAAGTTACCTGGGGTACGGTGAATGAACTCCTCAACCTGCACTAATTCTCCGTTAAAGCGGAGTATATTCCCATTTTTTACTTCTGATGCTTTAGACATAATATATTTTAGTGGTGCAAACTTAGCCACTTCATGGCAAACATACAAACAGTTAATCACTTAGCCTCTACCGGATCGCCATCGGCATTCAGCTCCACAATGTCGTAACCCAACTTTTGCAGGCCAGGCAGGATGCGTGCCTTATCACCAACCAATAGTATGTTCAGCTTATCAGGCTGGATGTACTGCTTAGCTATAGCAGTGGCTTGGGCCGGGGTCAGGCTATTCAACATGGCGGTCTGTTTGGCTACGTAGGTCGGCTGTAAGTTGTAATCCAATATGCGTGAGATGAAGCCTGCTTTTTGCGGACCGGTCTCGAAACGCAAAGCATTACCCTGCCCGATCGCCTTTTTCAGGAACACAACTTCCTCGGCAGTTGGGCCATTGGTGATATAATTCTTTAGCTCGTCCATCAAGGCTACCAATGCACTATCGGTCGATGGTGCGCGGATACCAGAACTAAAGAGGTAACCACCGGCATATTTATCGGCACTTACACGTGTGCTGGCCCCATAGGTCCAGCCTTTGGTCTCCCGTAGGTAAGTGTTCAAGCGGCTGGTAAAATCGGTACCGAGCGGATAATTGGCCATGTAGAATTTGTAGTACTCGCCGGTCGGGTCATAACGCAGGTTGTTACCATAGCCCACACTGAATTGGGTTTGAGCGGCCTTAGGCACATCCACCAGATAGATCTTGGTCTTGGCCACAGGCAAGGCTGCAGCAGGCGCAGCCAGCGTTACCTTTTTAGATGGCAACTTGCTCAGGAAACCCAATTGAGCCAGTGCGGCCGGTTCCTTGATATCACCTACGATCACCACTTTAGCACCGTTCGAGGTCAGATAATTGTTGTAGTAGTTTTGTACGTCGGCCAGCGTGATGTTGGCTACGGTACGTTCGGTACCGGCCTCAGGCAGCCCCAGCACATTGTCAGCACCATAGTTCAGCTTGGCGAATACCACACCGGCAATAGCGGCCGGTTGTGCTTTGGCAAGCTTGAACGATTCGAGGCGTTGTTTTTTTAAACGGTCGAACGCCTCTTGCGTGAACTTAGGGTTCAATAACCTTTCCTGCAACAGTGCGATAGTTTTGCCTAAGTTGGCTTTTAGCGATTGTACGCGGAAGACCAATCCATCCACATCATTACCGATCGAGATGCTGCTACCCAGTTTTTGCAGTTCGGCCGCAAATTTTTCGGCAGTATAATTTTTAGTGTCCTCGTTCATCATAGCCGCGAACATGCTCGATAAGCCAGCTTTTGACAGGTCGGCACCATCGGCCAAACGGCCCCCCGGAATGGTCAGGTTCATGGTCACCACCGGCACCTCGGCATTCTCTGAGCCGATCACTCTCACGCCCGAAGGCAGTGTCTTGGTCCAGTAAAGCGGCACCTTGGTCACAGGAACCGGACCTAATGCCGGCGCTTTGCTACGGTCAAAATTATCTTTGCCCGGTTTGTATTTTAGGCCGGCATAACCATAGTCAGGGGCTTTGTAGTGGGTGGTATCAATGGTGTAGTTATCAGCTTTAGCTGCCGCGATGTTGCCGCCTTTGGTCAACACGCTCACGATCACAGCGCCTTTGTTCTTGATGTACTTGTTGTAAGCGTTCAGCACATCCTGCCGGGTCAATGCGGTGTATTGATCGATCTCTTTTTGCACACGGTTAGGATCACCGGTAAACGTTTGGAACTGGGCCAACTCCGATACCTTACCTTCCACACTTTGCAGCCTGTTGATCGATTGCGACTTGATACTGCCTTTGAACTTGGCCATATCCTCTTCAGTAATACCGCGTTTCTCTAAGCTATCCAATGCAGCACGGTAAAGCTGTTCCATATCGGCCAGTGTTTTGCCCGGCAGCGGTACCATTTGGATGGTGAACTCGCCGGCCAGTTCGGTATTGCTTTGGTAAGCCGAGGCCTGCAGGGCAAGTTGCTTTTTAACAACGGTCTGGTACAGCACCGAATTCTTGCCCTGGCCTAATATCTCGGCTAGGCAATCCAACGCGGCCATATCCTTATCATAGTTCGGTACGGTAGGATAGG
This window harbors:
- a CDS encoding DUF3078 domain-containing protein; amino-acid sequence: MLRPILVSAIAFLFCCDLSYAQTDSLRRVDSLNRALAEQMRLASDSVRRADSLRRDAIKIDTNLLSRLRIDPRRNALPQRYRPLLIRPSLIPVTMMDYKVSYWHKAVLFGVNFNQAGFSDNWAGGGVNSFALGGNLDLKVEYNKQPFVYTTQLILLYGRSKNKGQSGRKSNDRIFWDNKIATQLSKSWFLFGSLSFESQFDKGFVYDANNVLPPVLISSFMAPGYITESFGFEYKPTSYFDLRIGTGTARQTFVLNHDVKYTSNTVNNVTSERAYNVERGKNVYTELAFQAVALFDKDIMPNLHLNSRYQIFVPYGRSIENIDHRLDLTLAARVNRLINVTITGVALYDKDQRPGIQGTESLALGVVYRFP
- a CDS encoding carboxypeptidase-like regulatory domain-containing protein — encoded protein: MRYRLLVILCVFALGAFAQDKPLAGLVFDRNTKERIALVNIRNLRNGQSVYNNLKAEFRIQGQPGDLLVLSKMGYFTDTIKVQAKGDVLAYLKASSIVLKPVNVRDTVLSAQKRLEQTKRDYTKVYGSLARRDLLTLSPGAGAGLSIDAIWNMISRSGRNAAHLRELIEQDYKLNVIDQRFNRTLVEKVTGLKDQQLTNFMNRYRPSYYQASTASDYEFLSWIKGNLKRFKRNPNYIAQDPFASTPQQ
- a CDS encoding glucosaminidase domain-containing protein, whose product is MKKLFYFSVIVLALSACSSRKKTVGGVMTNTPRAKETPTIPKEVAKTNNERVQRENKVTPGTLTYPAYTVASYVDRFKAIAIKEMNLYGIPASITLAQGLFESGFGNGELARVANNHFGIKCTSDWTGRSYYKDDDRPNDCFRVYNNPEESYRDHSEFLKRKRYAKLFELDKNDYEGWAFGLKECGYATNPQYPQLLINAIVKYNLAQYDRPEGEIQKIKREDRVLAQINKNAGKAAKDSIVSIAPGSLYPGSRNNTPTTISSSTQGRYYTVTTGDTLYNISKRFNLTVDQLKALNNMTDNSIKIGQQLIIAQ
- a CDS encoding glucosaminidase domain-containing protein; protein product: MKKLLLFACLLATTFAASAQQKNTSDSYIDKFKNNAIRIMHESGVPASIILAIAMHESANGNSKLARTQNNHFGVKGRSPVSNIGRKATRSSYKQYDSAMESFQDFARIMTERKQFSHLSSSLSHYDYKSWVKGIQRSGYASSRKWGSQVLGLIHKYDLHAYDEQPDSANAEPKKH
- a CDS encoding O-methyltransferase, which translates into the protein MEILDPELQAYLDTHCDAEPEALKKIGRETYLKQLKPHMMSGHYQGRLLSMLSKMIQPKLVLEVGAFTGYATICLAEGLAEGGKVHTIEGNPELEDTLRNNFQLAGVQGQIELHMGDACEILFGLTENVYDLSFIDADKKNNLTYFELIIDKLRPGGLIIIDNVLWKGKVYGDANDADTQLFRELNDRIAVNTQVEKLILPVRDGVLIIRKK
- the efp gene encoding elongation factor P produces the protein MSKASEVKNGNILRFNGELVQVEEFIHRTPGNLRAFYQARMRNVKSGKLVEYRFRTDEEVTIARVETNDYQYLYEDGNDMVVMDNTTYEQFNVPKFLFGNSVKFLKEGVNVIIAFESDEPIMAQAPASVELEITYSEPAVKGDTSTNALKAATVETGAEIRVPLFINEGDKVKVDTATGAYIERVKG
- a CDS encoding M16 family metallopeptidase — translated: MKRSSIITIALLTAGATAFGQAKLVEKVTKTGTGLVIPYEKYVLPNGLTVILHEDHSDPLVHVDMTYHVGSAREEIGKSGFAHFFEHMMFEGSEHAPKGVHDKITIGNGGMNNGSTNRDRTNYYETVPANVLENAIWLEADRMGFLLGQVTQERFEIQRATVKNERGQNYDNRPYGLVSQYSSKNLYPYGHPYSWLTIGYIEDLNRSNVNDLKNFFLRWYGPNNATLTIGGDLNSASTIKLVEKYFGTIPRCPEVKPVVAPRVSLSANRYVSYTDNYARLPLLAITYPTVPNYDKDMAALDCLAEILGQGKNSVLYQTVVKKQLALQASAYQSNTELAGEFTIQMVPLPGKTLADMEQLYRAALDSLEKRGITEEDMAKFKGSIKSQSINRLQSVEGKVSELAQFQTFTGDPNRVQKEIDQYTALTRQDVLNAYNKYIKNKGAVIVSVLTKGGNIAAAKADNYTIDTTHYKAPDYGYAGLKYKPGKDNFDRSKAPALGPVPVTKVPLYWTKTLPSGVRVIGSENAEVPVVTMNLTIPGGRLADGADLSKAGLSSMFAAMMNEDTKNYTAEKFAAELQKLGSSISIGNDVDGLVFRVQSLKANLGKTIALLQERLLNPKFTQEAFDRLKKQRLESFKLAKAQPAAIAGVVFAKLNYGADNVLGLPEAGTERTVANITLADVQNYYNNYLTSNGAKVVIVGDIKEPAALAQLGFLSKLPSKKVTLAAPAAALPVAKTKIYLVDVPKAAQTQFSVGYGNNLRYDPTGEYYKFYMANYPLGTDFTSRLNTYLRETKGWTYGASTRVSADKYAGGYLFSSGIRAPSTDSALVALMDELKNYITNGPTAEEVVFLKKAIGQGNALRFETGPQKAGFISRILDYNLQPTYVAKQTAMLNSLTPAQATAIAKQYIQPDKLNILLVGDKARILPGLQKLGYDIVELNADGDPVEAK